The Haloferax sp. Atlit-12N genome contains a region encoding:
- a CDS encoding ring-cleaving dioxygenase, with protein MLTDTAGIHHVTGIVRDAQANVDFYATTLGLRLVKQTVNFNEKFTRHLFYGDETGSPGTALTFFPYPAEEPGRPGTPQIRTASLVIPPDAVDYWVDRLTDRSVDVDGPFERFDETVIRFSDPDGTDLELVTGESPVEPWVDGPVPAERAIRGIHGVTLHSTNPFVTASVLDTLGFDLVAQEGDRVRYRAPDDRATVVDLLDRDGEFGREGAGSIHHVAVRVEDEAQLYEWHDLFRERGYDVSRVKDRHVFHSLYVREPGGILFELATDGPGLTFDVDPETLGQSLYLPPWLEEDRGMIESQLRPLDLPVGVGGDDGGDGDDGGDGDEGNVGVGLSSDDGSN; from the coding sequence ATGCTCACAGACACCGCCGGAATCCACCACGTCACGGGAATCGTCCGCGACGCGCAGGCGAACGTCGACTTCTACGCGACGACGCTCGGCCTGCGCCTCGTCAAGCAGACGGTGAACTTCAACGAGAAGTTCACGCGCCACCTGTTTTACGGCGACGAGACCGGCTCGCCCGGAACGGCCCTGACGTTCTTCCCGTACCCCGCCGAGGAACCAGGTCGCCCCGGCACGCCGCAGATTCGGACCGCGTCGCTCGTGATACCACCCGATGCCGTCGACTACTGGGTCGACCGCCTCACCGACCGCAGCGTCGACGTCGACGGCCCGTTCGAGCGGTTCGACGAGACCGTCATCCGGTTTTCCGACCCCGACGGCACCGACCTGGAACTCGTCACCGGCGAGTCGCCGGTCGAACCGTGGGTCGACGGTCCGGTCCCCGCCGAGCGCGCGATTCGCGGCATTCACGGCGTCACGCTCCACTCGACGAACCCCTTCGTGACCGCCAGCGTGCTCGATACGCTCGGGTTCGACCTCGTCGCACAGGAGGGCGACCGCGTCCGTTACCGAGCACCGGACGACCGGGCGACCGTCGTGGACCTCCTCGACAGAGACGGTGAGTTCGGCCGCGAGGGCGCGGGGAGCATCCATCACGTCGCGGTCCGCGTCGAGGACGAGGCCCAGTTGTACGAGTGGCACGACCTGTTCCGCGAGCGCGGCTACGACGTGTCGCGGGTGAAAGACAGACACGTGTTCCACTCGCTGTACGTCCGCGAACCGGGCGGTATCCTGTTCGAACTCGCGACCGACGGCCCCGGACTCACGTTCGACGTCGACCCGGAGACGCTCGGCCAGTCGCTGTACCTCCCGCCGTGGCTGGAGGAGGACCGCGGGATGATAGAAAGCCAACTGCGCCCGCTTGACCTGCCGGTTGGCGTTGGAGGCGACGACGGAGGCGACGGAGACGATGGGGGCGACGGCGACGAGGGCAACGTGGGCGTTGGACTCAGTAGCGACGACGGGTCGAACTGA